In Megalops cyprinoides isolate fMegCyp1 chromosome 8, fMegCyp1.pri, whole genome shotgun sequence, the genomic stretch CTTTGACATACTATACTATAGGCAGGGGGGAGAACTCTACTGAGACTCTACTGGTCCTGTGAAGGATTAACATCAGTCACAAGGTGTATTTATCACCCAGACCGCGTACTCTGTTTAAGTGTCCTCCCATTCAGCACATTAAAAAAGTTTTTGCAGTAATGTGCAGAACAAGCCCAAGTAcaaagatgtgtgtgtttagtaATCTGGAAATAACAATCCTCAAAGCATGCACTCTATTTAGAGACTGTTATGACTGTGTCATAACCTCCAGACTGTGGCTTTATGCAATATTTCATCAGCGAGTTTGGctttatttcaaaacacttgACCGCCCAGGTTCTGCAAAAGCTAAATCCGCCCTCACCAATGAATGTGACTGTATCCAATTGTCTTTGCCAAAAGACTCTACCACATGATGTTGCAGTAATCTCTGACAAAAGACTTCTCATCagttctaaaatattttttcctggtAAACTATTGTGCATGGTGCCCAGGAAGAGATTTGGTTAGAGGCACTGCACTCAGATATAATCAGTGTGTGCCAGTGGAGGACAGGATAACCACAGTGCATTTCCCAACATCCTTTGCATGCCTAATACAGTCCTCTGAAGCAGTTTGCTTGGACCTTCACTTGTTTGTGTCTACCTCAATTCAGGAAGATTTTTTGCAGAGTCCAATGAAAGAAATCCAGCATGCAAAGCTTCTGACCCTCATTGCACCTGTCCCAGCTCTGAGTTCATCATTCTCTGGAGGAGCCACTCAAACCCAAAAGGATCCTCATagctgaaagagaaaaagatgtCTTTATGCTCTGAACAAAGAGTAAACAGTGGAGTTCTGGGTTACACACAAGGTTCATTTCACCCCCCTTGTCCTTAAATGGCAGGATTGGTTCTAAGCTCAGAGTGGCTGAACACTAGTTGTACAACTTACACTGGAGCAGCCACAAATTTATAAAtctttgtattttactgttttgtttctgacTTAAGACAAAGCAGTACTCCCTCCTTCTTACTTTATTCATCACTAGTCACTTGTGGTGTACACTTACAGGGTTTTGAGCATTTTTCAGATCACTGTAAGTTTCAAAAAGCCCAAAGTTCATCTCGCTGCATATTGAACATGTGTATGAGTGATGTGCATCCCTGCTGACTCCCCTTGAATTATGTCCTAGATAGGAGAAGGAGACAACAATATGCCATAAGAGCATCTGAGACTGACACCAGAATGTGGAGAAAGTAGGTCAAGTCTTCTGAAAGCACCACACCCTTTTCCCCTCCCTGCCATAGGCATTCCCCTTTCAAACAAAACgtgctgttttgtttgaagccccccccccccccccaacacacacaacacacacacacacacacacaccacatcaaTTTGACAAACTGGACTGCAACCTTTTCATTCCAATGAAATTGACTTGAGAACAATCTAGCAACATTGCCTCGAGTAGTtgatcttaaaaaaataaaaacaaccaatAATACACTCTAGTCGTTTTATATGAATTTAGAAGTAGCACACATACACTTTTTCACACAAAGTAGTAATATGACCAAAAGAAGGGGGCGGGGAGCCCTGTCCAGTCAGAGGAACCGCAGCGACGCAGTGTTGCGTACTGATTTCGACTCACGCAGTGAGGACTCTGAGCGAAGGCGGACACACGGATTTTCAAACTCCTGCGTAGTATTTTAAAAGGACCTCCTTCACTGAACTGTGATGCACTACGGCACATCCCACTGCAGTGAGCAACTGCGCTTGTTAGTCAGCGTTAATAACCTGCCACAAAGTAAGATGTTGCGCATGGAATTACTGAGGAAAAAGCGCACAAAATAACTGGCAACTTGACGCTtgcataaaatgcaaaacaagaaatattcaaaacacagctgaacagGTTAAATGAATTTTTCGCCGCGCTGAAAATCATACAACAGGAAGAACTTTATAAAACTCGGATTACGTGAAAATGGAGTTGGAGGAATGCAAAATATCCGTGTGGgtctgcagagaggagaagctTGTTTCTGGGCTGTCAAGGCGCACTACATGTGCTGATGTTGTCAAAGTGTTGCTGGAGGATCAGAACTTAAAGCAAGGCGTTTCTGCAGCTATGCTCTCCGGATCCCCCCAGTCTTATTGTATCGTAGAGAAATGGAGAGGATTTGAGAGGATTTTGccgaacaaaacaaaaatccttCGTCTATGGAGCGCATGGGGAGATGAACAAGAAAACGTGAGATTTGTCCTGGTGAAAAATGAAGCATCTTTACCCAACAACGGACCCCGCAGCGCAGAGGCACGGGTCGTACTTAGCAAGGAGAGCCCGTGCATGTACAAGGGTACCGCGAGGGCAACGATGGCTTTCTCGCAGGAAAAACAGCGGCGTATTGTCAGGAAGGCATTCAGAAAGTTggataaaatcaataaaaagagagaggaagccTTAACAAAGGACACGTCGTCTGTTGAAAAAATGGAAACCTTAGTACACCTGGTCATATCGCAAGATCATACCATTCGCCAGCAGATACAGAGGATTAAAGAACTGGACAGGGAAATTGACAGGTACGAAGCTAAAGTCCACTTTGACAGGATGAAAAGGCACGGGATCAATTATGTGCAGGACACATACTTGGTCGAGGGGAACCCGGAGGCCGATTCAAAGTCAGACAGTGACAAACCGCACACCGCAGAGACACTTGCTCGGTTCGAGGAATACGCTAGCAGATGCGAAGAAGTTATTAAACTGCAGGAGGAACTGGCGGAGCATCAGGCCCTCATGGACAGTATTACGGTGGAGATCCAGGAGGAACTtaatcaaagatggatgaaacgACGGCAAGAAGAACTCTCAAATGCAGATAAGGAGAGCAACGCCGAGGAGACAGTTATCAGGGTAACGACAGCTCCTctggtgacagagacagacacagccactACAGAGCTTGACATCTCATCGGAGAACGAGTTGCTGTTAGAGGAGGAGAGAATCAAAACGCAGCTGGACACAAGTTTATATATTGGACTTCGTTTGAACACGGATTTAGAGGCTATTAGAGTTGATTTGGACATGAGCCAGGAGTTGTGGgatgtgaaagagaaagagctaAGGAATTTGCTGGAAAAAGTGGACTCGTTAGACATCGAGGAAGAAATCAAGCCGTCAGCGGACGACAAAGAAAGCAGTTCCGTGGAAACTGAGAGGGAAATGTTACCTTCATTAGAGACAAATAGTGGGTGGGTAGAACAGGCCAGGGGACTTTCAAAGAAATGCAACACTAACGACGAGGATTCGGATACCGGTCTCAGTTCGATGCATAGCCAGGACTCGGATAATGCAGCTGTCTGCGAGTCACTGGTATAACCCGTTTAAAACTTTTACCCAGTACACTCAGGGATTAGTGTATTTCACAGCACTAAAACAAgttgctgtctctctgttaAAAAGCGAGCATGCGTAAAAAATAACAAGATGGTGTCAAAAAGTGTAGCCTGCCCATAAAGTGGAACCATGCGAAACTGTTTGTCACTAAATTACACACCAGGAGAATCTCACTGAGTTGTTTGGTAACTAATTATTCAAGCACGAGTTAGTACTCCGTCCATACCATCAGGTATAAAGTATTCACAAGCTGTTATAGAAAACTTAACTCTGATGTACTATTGTGTTAAATGTACAGTACTATACATGTGTCCCAAATGTTATTTATGACAAATGTGTAGAAATAAGGGACAATAACGACTGCATTATAATTGCAGAGAATAAAAACGTTTTAGTGGGATGGCTTGTAAATAACAAGGTTATTTTGGAAATAAAGGAGATTCGAACATACACGAATTGCTGGTTTGAGTACACGCACGTGCAGGTTAAATAATTCACACATGGTCGATCCATTACTAAATGAACAACGCAGCTTGGTTTAAATATACCCTGCCTGAAGTTTAGAAGTCTCGACAGCTCTCGCTCATATAGCACACGCTACAAAGGACAATAAGGTAATGTGCAAACTAAATAATTTAAGTTAACCGCGCATAGTTGTCATAGTTTTACCGATTGGCTACACGCAGAGGAAATCAGTTTTTACATTAAAGTTCTGTTTTTTCTAGTAAGAGGGACATGTTTCTTCTTTGATATACGTGGCGTGCACCAAAATGTTACGCACGTTTGAGTTTGCTTAATTTGAGTCATGCCTCCTGATCACCGATGCGTAAACTGTTACATTGTTCTTGATTGCTCGTATGTTCCCAGCCAGCTATCATGAAGATTCGGTCAGGTCAAACACAACATTACATACCAACAGGTATTCTAGAAAGCTAAATTGTGTTGGCTAAAATGTTAGATATAAGTATGCCAACCTTCTTGAAACATGTTTAAGCCCGTGATGAAGTGTGTGGTAAAATTCTTAAAATAggtgcattaaaataataaaagtaaaaatacaaaaagtatCATGAAGTGCCAGATTAGAGCAACTCATCATCAAATCTCATGTCTTTAAGATCAACTATTAATGCTCATAAAGATCATACTGCAGTGATGTTTATTCTTACATCTGAATTCAGTATTGAACAGGAACTTTGCAGTAAACTTGTTGATCAGTTTAGGGTGTTGTAAAGTCGGGAACATTTTGTCTGCATCTAAATGATGCTGGTATTGTTTTTGTGAAGTAAATAAAGGCATGATGGTGGAGCATGTGCATTTACCACAATCACCATAATTATATATCATGCCGGATGTTCCTACTACTATCATGCTGCATGGCTCAGTGGTAGCATTATGTTTAATGCCATGCAGATCACCACTTTGCCTCAGGTTTATACATGCAAACCAaaggtttggcataattaatCTGGGCAAATTAGGTTGCAGTGCATCACCTCATCTATAAAACCTCACTTGTCATCAAAGAAACGTATGTGCTACCGACATTAGTCAGACCTGAGAATTCATGGGATAGTAAAAATAATcatacctctttctctctgcttaaAACTGCAGGAAAATCTATTTGAACTTGGATTCCATGGGGCTCACTAAAGATGCTGAGGCCTGAATCAAGTGCAGAAGACAGCCACACAGTGCGATCCAACACATACATTACCCAGCAGTGCAGTTAATGCAGGAGTTGCCTAATTCAGAAACTCTCAATCATCTGTGAATGATCTGCAATGAAACATGTTATGTTCTGGGTGATGACACAGAGAAATTACCCctgatgggggtgggggcgtcAGATTAGGCGGTGGCATGCTTGGTCACGGTGTGATGTTGGACAAAGCTGATGAGGCGAGAAGAGAGCAGTAAGCAGCTGCTGGGACCACTCTGTGGAGCGCAGAGGCATTTACGTAAGAGTTCAGTATGGGCCAGCTGCACGTGACTGAGAGTGAGGAAGCATCAGGCGAGCAAACGCCACAAGACTCTCAGGGGTGGCAACGAGCTCCTGGAGATCTGTGGCTGAGAACTAATTTGTAAGTGTGATACTTATTAAAAA encodes the following:
- the LOC118782052 gene encoding ras association domain-containing protein 10-like isoform X2 encodes the protein MELEECKISVWVCREEKLVSGLSRRTTCADVVKVLLEDQNLKQGVSAAMLSGSPQSYCIVEKWRGFERILPNKTKILRLWSAWGDEQENVRFVLVKNEASLPNNGPRSAEARVVLSKESPCMYKGTARATMAFSQEKQRRIVRKAFRKLDKINKKREEALTKDTSSVEKMETLVHLVISQDHTIRQQIQRIKELDREIDRYEAKVHFDRMKRHGINYVQDTYLVEGNPEADSKSDSDKPHTAETLARFEEYASRCEEVIKLQEELAEHQALMDSITVEIQEELNQRWMKRRQEELSNADKESNAEETVIRVTTAPLVTETDTATTELDISSENELLLEEERIKTQLDTSLYIGLRLNTDLEAIRVDLDMSQELWDVKEKELRNLLEKVDSLDIEEEIKPSADDKESSSVETEREMLPSLETNSGWVEQARGLSKKCNTNDEDSDTGLSSMHSQDSDNAAVCESLV
- the LOC118782052 gene encoding ras association domain-containing protein 10-like isoform X1, with the protein product MELEECKISVWVCREEKLVSGLSRRTTCADVVKVLLEDQNLKQGVSAAMLSGSPQSYCIVEKWRGFERILPNKTKILRLWSAWGDEQENVRFVLVKNEASLPNNGPRSAEARVVLSKESPCMYKGTARATMAFSQEKQRRIVRKAFRKLDKINKKREEALTKDTSSVEKMETLVHLVISQDHTIRQQIQRIKELDREIDRYEAKVHFDRMKRHGINYVQDTYLVEGNPEADSKSDSDKPHTAETLARFEEYASRCEEVIKLQEELAEHQALMDSITVEIQEELNQRWMKRRQEELSNADKESNAEETVIRVTTAPLVTETDTATTELDISSENELLLEEERIKTQLDTSLYIGLRLNTDLEAIRVDLDMSQELWDVKEKELRNLLEKVDSLDIEEEIKPSADDKESSSVETEREMLPSLETNSGWVEQARGLSKKCNTNDEDSDTGLSSMHSQDSDNAAVCESLENLFELGFHGAH